In Mycobacteriales bacterium, a single window of DNA contains:
- a CDS encoding GvpL/GvpF family gas vesicle protein: MPALYVYGIVAADHPCEISGLEAVGEAARPVQRIDDSDGRLAAVVSDAPDDLRAKRRDLLRHEEVLEVLGRQGTVLPMRFGVVSPDQSTFLENLRRDGDRYLQLIDELADRVEFNVKAFPDEDTMVASSASEAAVKKARDEVRRHPTYDAQVRLGQVVADVVEVRHRSCADRVLRRLRPIAVQSAPATPVKGCALNAAFLVDQEAVNRFTTAVDQLQEESGADVVLQLTGPLPPYSFVETGG, translated from the coding sequence ATGCCGGCGTTGTATGTCTATGGGATCGTCGCTGCCGACCACCCATGCGAGATCTCGGGGTTAGAGGCGGTTGGGGAAGCTGCTCGGCCGGTGCAGCGGATCGATGATTCCGACGGACGCCTCGCCGCGGTGGTGAGCGACGCTCCAGATGACCTGCGGGCCAAGCGTCGCGACCTGCTGCGACATGAAGAGGTGCTCGAGGTTTTGGGTCGGCAAGGCACGGTCTTGCCGATGCGTTTTGGAGTGGTGTCTCCCGACCAATCGACGTTCCTGGAAAATCTGCGCAGGGACGGCGATCGTTACCTGCAGCTCATAGATGAGCTGGCCGACCGGGTCGAGTTCAACGTCAAGGCCTTCCCGGATGAGGACACGATGGTCGCGTCCTCGGCGAGCGAGGCGGCGGTGAAGAAGGCCCGGGACGAGGTCAGGCGTCATCCCACTTACGACGCGCAGGTACGTCTCGGTCAGGTGGTGGCTGACGTCGTTGAGGTCCGTCATCGATCGTGTGCCGATCGGGTGCTCCGTCGTCTTCGTCCAATAGCCGTGCAGTCCGCCCCGGCAACGCCTGTCAAGGGGTGCGCACTCAATGCGGCATTCCTCGTCGACCAGGAAGCGGTGAACCGCTTCACGACGGCGGTCGATCAGCTGCAGGAAGAGTCCGGGGCCGATGTCG
- a CDS encoding gas vesicle structural protein GvpA translates to MSVMSQQPSLARPARSGTLYDVLELILDKGLVIDVYVRVSLVGIEILTIDARIVVASVDTYLRFAEAVNRLDLTQTKDGKTLDEFVGGMQEHGAHGKTKGALSGAKDAVSNAIHGDDDDDDRQPARRRSSSAPRRRRQPQSEDEG, encoded by the coding sequence ATGTCCGTCATGAGTCAGCAGCCAAGCCTCGCCCGGCCCGCAAGGTCAGGCACGCTCTATGACGTCCTTGAGCTGATCTTGGACAAGGGCCTGGTCATTGATGTCTATGTCCGGGTATCTCTCGTCGGCATCGAGATCCTCACCATCGATGCCCGCATCGTGGTCGCCAGCGTCGACACCTACCTCCGGTTCGCCGAGGCTGTCAATCGGCTCGATCTCACCCAGACCAAGGACGGCAAGACGCTGGACGAGTTCGTCGGCGGCATGCAGGAGCACGGGGCGCACGGCAAGACCAAGGGCGCTCTCAGCGGCGCCAAGGACGCTGTCTCGAACGCGATTCACGGTGACGACGACGATGATGATCGGCAGCCGGCGCGCAGACGCTCCAGCTCGGCGCCGCGCCGTCGCCGGCAGCCTCAGTCCGAGGATGAGGGCTGA
- the gvpJ gene encoding gas vesicle protein GvpJ, whose amino-acid sequence MAETRGMLDDGSLVDILDRLLTAGTVVAGDVLLGLAGVDLVRLDLRLLLSSVETLARPDAPEQRAPGTPARVPVQSGESDAGRQGGPRRRPVEDRHRALGASETAPVPTAAPGPPPSLPEIAGDTDRGLSRLVLALVDVIRQLMERQALHRMEGGSLSADEVERLGVALQALDQRMSQLCTAFGLRREDVRLSLDRLVA is encoded by the coding sequence GTGGCTGAGACCCGGGGAATGCTCGATGACGGCTCTCTTGTCGACATTCTGGATCGGCTCCTCACCGCGGGCACCGTCGTGGCCGGTGATGTACTCCTTGGCCTGGCCGGGGTCGACCTGGTCCGCCTGGACCTGCGGTTGCTGCTCTCCTCCGTGGAGACGCTTGCCCGTCCCGATGCGCCGGAGCAGCGTGCGCCTGGAACGCCTGCGCGGGTCCCGGTGCAATCCGGCGAGTCTGATGCTGGTCGGCAAGGTGGTCCTCGCCGCCGTCCGGTTGAGGACCGCCACCGCGCACTGGGGGCATCGGAGACGGCACCGGTTCCGACCGCCGCGCCCGGTCCTCCACCGTCTTTGCCCGAGATAGCCGGCGACACCGACCGAGGACTGTCCCGGCTGGTACTCGCTCTTGTCGACGTCATCCGGCAACTGATGGAACGCCAGGCCCTGCATCGCATGGAGGGCGGTTCGTTGTCCGCGGACGAGGTCGAGCGGCTCGGGGTCGCGCTTCAGGCTCTCGACCAGCGGATGAGTCAACTCTGTACCGCATTTGGCCTGCGTCGCGAGGACGTTCGGCTGTCACTTGACCGGCTCGTCGCCTGA